From the Streptomyces sp. 846.5 genome, the window CAGCTAGTCTCGCCCGGACCAGACGGCGAGTTTCCCGCCCGGCATCGAGATGATTCGCCAGCCTCCCGGGCCCAGCACGTCCCACGCCTCGAACGACGGGTCCGCCCGGCTGTTGAGGTGCCAGCCGTTGTCGAACACCAGCCGCATCGAGCCCGTCTTGAAGGCCACCGCCGACAAGACCTTCGCCCCGAATAGCCGGATTGCCGCCGTCACATCCTGCCGCCCCGGATCAAGGCTGACGTCCTGGCGGCCGTCGTCGCCGTAGTGGGTTAGCGCGAAGGGGCATCCAAGTACCACGCGCGCCTCCGGGTCGAGGAGCAGGGACAGCTGGAAGCTGATGCCGATCTCGACAACGGTCAGCCCCCTAAGATTCATGATCCAACGGTCGTCATGCTCGGCCAACGAAGATTCACTCACCACCGAACGATGCACCGCGGAGCACCGCCAGCGCCAACCGATTCGTCCCCGCTGCTTCCCGGCAACTGCACTTCGCTGGCTACACGTCGCCGAGGAGCCCCGGATCAGCCGGGCCCATCTGTCGAGCGAAGTCGGCGGCCACGCCGAGGACCTCGCGCATGGGCACCGGCCGCCGACTGGTGGCCGCGAGGTCGGCATGGGCCTCCTTCGTCCACAGAAACGGATACACGGTGATCCCCTGCGTGAAGTCCAAAGCGGAGGCGTCGTCGCGCCAACCGGGCCACCTCAGTCCGTCATAGAAGGTCTCCAGGCGGCTGGACAGCAGCCAGGAGATCCAGGCTGAGTGGCCCATCTCCATCGCTTCCCACGCGAGCGTGTCCGGGGCGAAGTAGGCCATCTGTCCTGGAACGCCGGGGCGTCCCGCAGCGGCGGGGTCATCGCCGTTGAGGGCGAACACCCCGCCGAGGACGTCGTGGCCGACGATAAGGCCGGTCGAGGGGCTCCAGGTGGGGTCGAAGTCAGCGGGGAACCGGTTGACCTTAGCCAAGCTCGGCATGTTGCGGTCGTCAGAGCCTGAACCCCCGCCGAACACCCGGACCCAGCCGCCGTCCACGACCAGGCCGCCGCTGTTCAGCACCAGGCTGCCGAGCGCGGATCGCGCGGTGACCTGCATCTGCAGCAGGCAGCGGCGGCCTTCGGCGTCGTCGACCGGCAGCACCTCCAACGGCGCCGCGCTCGCCATGAACAGCTCCTGGAGCTCTGGCCAAGCCGGGGCGTCCACGTTGATCAGCTCGTCGAGTTCATGCATCCAAGGATGATCGCAGGGCTTCCCGGCCTCGTCAGCACGGGGGCTCTCGGCCCTGTGCTCCCGAAGCTGCCGCGAAGTGACAAGTAGCTCTCTGTAGCCGATCTGACGACTGATTGTCGCGGCAGCTTCGGGAGCACAGGGCCGAGGCGGGCGTCGTCGAAGCCACGGCTGCGCAGCCCGGCCTGGTCCGGCGCTCATGGGCTGCGCAAGCGGGGTCGGCGAAGGGACGGGCCCCCTCCACCATGTCGGTGCAGAGGGGGCACTCGCGATGCTTCGCTGGGCGTCAGCAGTACAGGAGAGCGTCGTGGTTGTAGGTGAAGGAGGTCAGGGATCCGGCGTAGCCCGCGAGGTAGTAGTCGTCGTGGCCAAGGTCCGACTCAAGGACCACCGTGTGGCCGGTGTTGTTGACGATCGAGGCAGCCTTGTCGTACACCGTCTGCCCGTAACCAGAACCGTTCCCCCAGTGAGCGAACTTGAAGTCCGACAGACTGAGGCTCTGGCCAGGCGACCAGTCTTCCCACGCGCCCCAGCCGTACTGCGGCGAGTTGAAGTACAAGCACACGTTCCCGCTCGGGCAGGCCTCGGCCCCCGTCGGCGGCGTGGCGGCGAAAGCGCCTCCCGTGGCCAAGCTCAACGCGGCGACCGTGAGCGTCCCCACGATCGCAAGCTTGCCGGTGCGCCGCCCGAACCTGATACGCATTGCGTCCCCTCTCATGAGTGCAGTGCCATGTGGAACACGATCACTGGATATTAAGGAGTGTTGCTGCAGTTCCCCGATTGGCCACTGTCGAGCGTCCAGATGTTGCCGGTGCCCGAGAGCCGACGTTGAGCGTCGCCGATCCCACGATCATCGCCGATACGACGGCGACTCGTTGGATGAGGCCTTTCCTTTTCATGTGCGTCCCCCTTCAGCTAGATGACTTGACGGGCTGTCAGAACCACTCACGTCAAACTTCCGCCGCAGATCAGGGGGTGGCCCCCGGTCACCAGCAGGCATGGCGCGACTAGCTCTCCCGCCCACCGCCCGTCAGATGGCAACGTACCCACGGGTGACGGCATTGGAGGGTGTGTTTTTGCACTGTGAAGCGATCGTTCCGGTGCCGGATCGCACAGCGAGCCACTGCGGGGCGCGGAGTCTCCTCACCGGGCCTGTGCCTCGAAGTGGGTGAGGCCGAGGGCGGCACGGGCGCTCGACACTGGGCTGCGGGTCCGCCCAGAAAACAGGCACTGACGCCCAGACCGGCACCACGAACAAGAGCGCGACGACGCTGGGGGCCGGCCAGCCAGCCGTATGCTCCGACGCCGCAGCCTGACCGCGGCCGTCCAGCCCCTCACGGACCAAGGTCCAGACGGCTGCAGTCAGGCACCGAGCCTAGGACCAGGTCAGCACGGCGGCACGAGGTTGCGGTGGAAGTAGAGGGCGCCGTCGACATAAGGAGCGAAGGTCCACCAAGGGTTGGTAACGGTGGCCCAGCTGGAACCGTTGGCGTATTCGACCTGCCACGTGCGGTACCACACGTCGCCTGCGTTGCCGACTTGGCCGGCGGCGACCCAGCAGTCGATCTTCAGATAGTCCCCCTTGCTCAGGGGGGTGTAGCCGAGTTTGTTGGCAGGCGTGTCGTAGGGCTGCGAATAGACACCAACGTGGCTGCCGGTCGAAACCTGGTCCCAGATCGGGTTGGGGAGCGGCGTGGCCTGCGCGCTCGTGGTGCTGGCGACGGCTGCGGCTGCGGCGATGACGGCCGCGACGGCGGCCTTGGTGATGCCTCTGGGCATGTTTTCCCCTACGGTCGACCCCGGTCCTGGAACGATGCCGGGAGTTGTGGACATCGGCCCGCGACGGGGCCGTTGGATTCGCCTACCAGCTCGTCTGTTTACGGGCAGCCGGGGAATGACGCTGGCTGGACGTCCCCCTGACACTTCGAGCGGTCGCTCCGCCGCTTGGATCGGCCTTGCGTGAAGCAGCAAGACCAGGCTGCCCGAGCCGGCTTGGTGAAGTCCCGTTTCCCACACAATCCCGTACACCCGCTCCCAGACACCAGGCGCTCGACCACGGCCCGCAGTTAGTCGGCGGTGACGGCCGCGGCGTCGTCGGCGGGCCCGAGCCGGACCGCGTCCAGGACCTGCGCCCACGACGTGCGGTCCTGGGTGAGCGCGGCGACGAACGAGTACGGCCAGCCCGGCACCACGTGGTCCGATGAGCACCCGTTTGTGAGACATCCCGTGGGTTCGTCGCTCGCTCGCGGCGCCCGTCGCCGCAGGTCAACCCAGCAGGACGGAACCGGGGTGCCAGAACGGATCATGATGGTTCTTCAGGATTAAGGCCGCGACAATCAATCGTCAGATCGGCTACAGAGAGCTACTTGTCACTTCGCGGCAGCTTCGGGAGCACAGCGCCTAGTGGGCGGAGATCCGGGGCAGGTGCTCCACCAGCTCGCCGGGGACGTGCCCGGCGATGAAGGTGTTGGCGCGGCCGGTGGCGGCCAGCGCGCTGATGAGGTCCTGCTGCTTGCCGTGCTTGAGGCTGTAGCAGGCCTCCACCACCAGGGCGCAGCTGTCGGCCACCGCGACCAGCCCGGGATCGGCACGGCGAGCGGGCGCAGCGCCGGCTGGAAGCGCTGGTAGCGGGGCAGCGCGGAAGCTGGCCGCTGGGCAGGTCCGAGGCCTATGGTGCTCCTGCGGTCCGACAGGACACCAGGGATTTGCGGGACAGCAGCGGTGCGGTCCTACTCCCTCCAGGGCCCCCGGAGCCCCTTCCAGACCGGGTGGCGCAGCAGTCCGGAGGGCTGGGTGAATTCGAGGTACTCGACCTCGCCCTGGATCTCGGGCCTGACCCAGCGCACCGGCGGCTTGCGGTCCGGGGAGCGGCCCGAGGTCAGTAGCGAGTCGGGCACCGTCAGGCGCTCCAGCAGCGCGGCCAGGGCGCGGCGTTCGGCGTCGGAGAAGCCGGTGCCGACGGCGCCCACGTAGCGCAGCCCGTCGCCGTGGGGCAGGGCCATCAGCAGCGCCTTGACGGTGTTGCCGGTCGGCATCCAGCCGACGACCGTGACATCGAGGGACTTCACATGCTTGTACTTGATCCAATCGCGGGACCGTCGGCCCTGAATGTAGGGGGACATCAGGCGCTTGGCGATGACGCCTTCCAGTCCGAGATCGCGGGTGAAGTCCAATCTTGCTAAAAGCGGCGGCCTTCTTCGCGAAGGAGCTGGTGGAGTAGGCACTGTGTGCCGCTTCATCGACGCGGAGAAGGCCACCGAGGACAACCCCGGGGGCTACAGCGTGTCCCTGCTGTGCCGGACGTTGGCGCTGCCGCGCTCCACCTACTACGCCCACTGCGCGGCCGCCCCGGTCCGCCGGGTCCGCGATCGGGAGCAGGAGCGGCTGGTGGGCGAGATCCGGGTGCTGCACGCCGGCTCGCGCGGGGCCTATGGGTCCCCGCGTGTGCATGCCGCGCTGGCCCGGGCCGGGCGGCCGGTGAATCGCAAGCGGATCGAGCGGCTGATGCGGGAGAACGGCATCGAGGGCGTCACCCGACGTCGTGGGCGTGGGCTGACTCGGCAGGCCAAGCGGGCGGTGTTCGCTGCCGATCTGATCGGGCGGGACTTCACCGCGCCGCGTCCGGGGATGCGTATGGTTGGCGATATGACTGAACTGGTCACCGGGGAAGGGAAGTTGTATCTGGCGACCTGCATCGACCTGGCCACGCGCGAGGTGACCGGGTGGGCGATGGCCGACCATCACCGTGCCGAGCTTCCGGTGGCCGCGCTGGAGATGGCTGCGGGACGCGGAGTTCTGGAGCAGGGCTGCATCATGCACACGGACCGCGGCAGCGAGTACACCGGTGCCGAATTCCGTTCGGCGATAGAGAAGTTGGACATGAGGCAGAGCAGGGGCTGAGTGGGCTCGTGTTACGATAACGCCGCAGCGGAAAGTTGGTTTGCCCTGCTAAAGGCTGAAATCGGCACCAGCGTATGGGCCACCCGCGCAGAGGCCCGGGCCGACGTCTTTCGCTTCATCGAAGTCGAGTACAACCGCACCAGGCTCCGCAAGCACCCCGAGTTTGGGTACCTCACCCCACTCGAAACCCGGGCCAGACTGCGACACGACTTCACCCCTGCAGCATAAACACCCGCTGTCCAAGATCAGGGGGGAACTTCAGTCAGTAACTTCACCTCTGCGGGCGTGACCGCGTACTTCGGGCGGGAGTACTTGGAGGGTGTGGCTGTCGACGCGCTGAAGGGGCCCCAGGTCACGTTGGACGGCACGGCATTGGTCCCGCGGGTGCCCTCGATGATGGAGGACTGGCTCCTCGAATACACCGAGGTGCGTGGGGTCGACCTGCGATACACGCATGCAGCGGACCCGGGGTCTGCGGACCTCGGGCTGGTTCTGCGGGTTCAGCGGGCGGGTGACGCTGTCGTCACCCGCCCGCTCTTCCTCGTGCGGGAGTGGGTCGTGAACTCCTGGGACTGCATACCCGGAGAGGAATGGAAGACGTTCTGAGGTCGGCTCTAAGGAGTCACTCGGGGCTGGCATCGGGGCTGTACGGGTGCTGCAGCGCACGGTAGTGCGCATCGCACACGTAGATGACGCCTTGGTCCTCGGTACGCCCACCCTCGTTCATGCCACCCCAGCGCTGCTCCGTGTCCAACTGCTGCGGGACGCTGCGCAGGGCGCGGAAGTCGGCGGGTACTCAGCCAGGCGGCGCAGGTCTGCGGCACCACCCGGTGTCCCGCGGTGAAAGGTGTCGAGCTCGGGCCGGGAGGGGACGTTGACCACGTCCAGAACCTTGTCAGTGGCCTCGAAGGCGGTGTGGATCTGCCCGTCGATCTCGTTGGCGGCCGCCAGCAGGCTCGGCGTCACCATCGGTGCGATCACACCCAGACCTGCTGCCAGCAACCGCAGGTAGGGCAGGTATGTGCGCAGCGCGTCGGGAAGCTGGTGCAGGGTGTGGGCGCCAGCGTCGTGGGGCAGGCGGTGGGGCCGCCGGGCAGGTTGGCGGTGCGGTGAGCACCGTAGGGCCATTTCCGCGTCGACCTTCACGCGGTGCCGCAGAGCGCCGGGCTCACGCTGCGCGGTGGTGCTCGCGGTCTCGCTGCTGCCGAACGCCCCCACCGGCCCCCGAGCAGCGGGTACTCCCAGCGGCCGCGGGTGATCACGGAGGGAGAGCCCTGCGGACGCGTCCGCCCGGAGGGAGAACCGCTGCGCCGCGCAGAGACGAAGGACAGCAGCACTCCGAATTTGATAAGGCAGGTTGATAAGGTACCTTGATTATATGAGTGACGAGCTGAACATCGGCGAGATCGCCACCGCTCTGCTGACCAGCGTCGGCGCGCTGCTGAGGCGTGTGCGTCAGGTGCGGGCCGAGGGCGAGCTCACGATGCCCGAGCGCGTTGCCCTGTCCCATCTGGACAGCACCGGCCCGACGACGTCCGCGGAGCTGGCCCGGCAGGAGCAGATCACCGCGCAGGCGATGGGGGCCACACTCGGCGGCCTCCAAGCGCGCGGACTGGTCGAGCGCGGCGCCGATCCGCGGGACGGCAGGCGTGTACTGCTGGCGCTGACCGACACGGGTCGCCAAGCGCTGGCGGACAAGCGCAGCGCCCGCACCGAGCAGGTCGCGCAGGCGCTCGCGGACGGCTTCACGCCGCAGGAGCTGGAACAGCTCGCCGCGGCCGCGCCACTGCTCGATCGGCTGGCACAAAGGATCTGATCCCGACCGAATGGGAAGCGGGCGGCCCGCCGCGCCCTTCCCGGGCCGGCATCCAGCCCCAGCACGCGAAGGAGAGGCAGGGGCCACCATGGCCAAGGCAACCGCAGAGGATCGCATCGATCCGAAAGTCATGAAGATCGCCGTCGCGCTCATTGTGGGCTCGTTGGCCGTGGTCTTCGACACCACGATCGTCAGCGTCGCGCTGCAGACCCTCTCGCAGCAGCTGCACGTGCCGATCTCCACGGTCCAGTGGGTGAGCACCGGATACCTGCTGGCACTCGGCGTGTCCATCCCGCTGGCGGGCTGGGCCCAGTCCCGCTTCGGCGGCAAGCGGGTGTGGATGTTCGCCCTGGCCGTGTTCCTGGTCGGCTCGGTCCTGTGCAGTCTGGCCTGGAACGCCGGGAGCCTCATCGTCTTCCGGATCATCGAGGGGCTCGGCGGGGGACTCATGCTCCCTCTGTTCTCAACGCTGATCATGCAGGCCGCAGCGGGCAAGGCTCTGGGGCGCACGATGTCGATCGTCACCCTGCCGTTCGTGGTAGGGCCGATCGCGGGCCCGGTGATCGGCGGCGCCCTGTTGAACTGGCTCGACTGGCGGTGGCTGTTCTGGGTGAATGTCCCCTTCTGCGCGGTCGGATTCGTCCTCGCCCGGCGGATGCTGGACCCGGACACCACCGACGCGCGACCACGCTTCGACACCCTCGGCTGGCTGCTGCTCTCACCCAGCCTGGTCGCGTTCCTGTTCGGACTGGCCAACTCATCGAAGGGCGGCGGCTTCGGCCGAACAGACTCGTTCGCCCCAGTGCTGGCCGGCGCCCTCCTCCTGCTGGTCTTCGCCCTGCATTCGACCCGTCGTTCCGGCGACGCCCTGGTCGACGTCCGGCTGCTTGCACACCGCCCGCTCGCCTCGGCGTCCGCGTCAATGTTCCTGTCCGGCGCCGCACTCTACGGCAGCATGGCGCTGCTGCCGCTGTACTGGCAGCAGGTACGCGGAGCCGACGCACTTCAAGCAGGCCTGCTGGTCGCACCACTGGGCCTCGGCGCGCTCCTGAGCCGCCCGCTGGCCGGCGGACTCAGCGACAAGTTCGGGGCCAGATGGGTCGCCTGCACCGGATTCGCCATCGTGGGACTGTCCACCGTGCCCTTCGCCCTGGCCACGACCACGACGAACAAGTGGCTCCTGATGGCGGTGCTGGTGGTCCGCGGCTTCGGCCTCGCCGCCGTATCCATCCCCCTGCAAGCCGCCGCGTTCGTCGGCCTGCGGCGCGACCAGATACCGCACGCCGGCATCATCACCCGCATCACCCAGCAGATCGGCGGGTCCTTCGGTGTCGCATTGCTCGCCGTCATCCTCGACATCGCCCTGCGCCACCACATGGGATCAGCGACTCAGGCCGCCCGCGCCTTCGACCAGGCGTTCTGGTGGGCAGCCGGCTTCACCGCCCTCGCACTCGTCCTGAGCCTGCTGCTGCCAGGCCGCATCCCGACGGAAGCTCCCAAGAAGCCGGAAACCACCAAACCGCCCTCAGACAGACTGACGGCCTGATGAGGGACATCCGCCGCCCACGCCACACAAGCCGACCCCACCACCGGCACAGGCCCGGGCACCGGGACACACGCCACCGCACCGAACCGCATCTTCCCCGACGCGGCGAAACCGCAACCCCCCGATGAACCCTCGACACGCTGGGAGCACCACCATGCCCATCCTCGGCCGACTTCTGAAGAACCGCAGGTCAGGCGAGACCCACGCCGCGTGGAATCGCCCCAACCTCCACGGACCCGAACTACTGGACCTCAGCAGCCGCAGCTTCGACCGCCACGGCACGATCCCGCCAGAGCACCACGCCAAGAACGCAGGCGGCCAGAACATCTCCCCCCACCTGGCCTGGAACCCACCACCGACCGGCACCGCCCAACTCCTGCTGGTCGTCGAGGACACCGACGTCCCCACCCCCAAGCCCGCAGTCCACTGCGTAGTCCTCATCGACCCCGGCGTACGCTCCCTCGCCCCCGGCACCCTCGCCGCGAAAGAGCCCGCCCCCGGCGTCACGATACTGCGCTCCGTCATCGGACGCGGATACCAAGGACCCGCACCCATCAA encodes:
- a CDS encoding DUF6188 family protein, with translation MSESSLAEHDDRWIMNLRGLTVVEIGISFQLSLLLDPEARVVLGCPFALTHYGDDGRQDVSLDPGRQDVTAAIRLFGAKVLSAVAFKTGSMRLVFDNGWHLNSRADPSFEAWDVLGPGGWRIISMPGGKLAVWSGRD
- a CDS encoding YbhB/YbcL family Raf kinase inhibitor-like protein, with translation MPILGRLLKNRRSGETHAAWNRPNLHGPELLDLSSRSFDRHGTIPPEHHAKNAGGQNISPHLAWNPPPTGTAQLLLVVEDTDVPTPKPAVHCVVLIDPGVRSLAPGTLAAKEPAPGVTILRSVIGRGYQGPAPIKGHGPHHYTFQLFALATPLGVTPGKTPPDRARPSALLSSITAPVLARGRLIGTVER
- a CDS encoding IS3 family transposase, which encodes MCRFIDAEKATEDNPGGYSVSLLCRTLALPRSTYYAHCAAAPVRRVRDREQERLVGEIRVLHAGSRGAYGSPRVHAALARAGRPVNRKRIERLMRENGIEGVTRRRGRGLTRQAKRAVFAADLIGRDFTAPRPGMRMVGDMTELVTGEGKLYLATCIDLATREVTGWAMADHHRAELPVAALEMAAGRGVLEQGCIMHTDRGSEYTGAEFRSAIEKLDMRQSRG
- a CDS encoding MarR family transcriptional regulator, whose translation is MSDELNIGEIATALLTSVGALLRRVRQVRAEGELTMPERVALSHLDSTGPTTSAELARQEQITAQAMGATLGGLQARGLVERGADPRDGRRVLLALTDTGRQALADKRSARTEQVAQALADGFTPQELEQLAAAAPLLDRLAQRI
- a CDS encoding DUF2625 domain-containing protein, encoding MHELDELINVDAPAWPELQELFMASAAPLEVLPVDDAEGRRCLLQMQVTARSALGSLVLNSGGLVVDGGWVRVFGGGSGSDDRNMPSLAKVNRFPADFDPTWSPSTGLIVGHDVLGGVFALNGDDPAAAGRPGVPGQMAYFAPDTLAWEAMEMGHSAWISWLLSSRLETFYDGLRWPGWRDDASALDFTQGITVYPFLWTKEAHADLAATSRRPVPMREVLGVAADFARQMGPADPGLLGDV
- a CDS encoding peptidase inhibitor family I36 protein gives rise to the protein MRIRFGRRTGKLAIVGTLTVAALSLATGGAFAATPPTGAEACPSGNVCLYFNSPQYGWGAWEDWSPGQSLSLSDFKFAHWGNGSGYGQTVYDKAASIVNNTGHTVVLESDLGHDDYYLAGYAGSLTSFTYNHDALLYC
- a CDS encoding MDR family MFS transporter, with product MAKATAEDRIDPKVMKIAVALIVGSLAVVFDTTIVSVALQTLSQQLHVPISTVQWVSTGYLLALGVSIPLAGWAQSRFGGKRVWMFALAVFLVGSVLCSLAWNAGSLIVFRIIEGLGGGLMLPLFSTLIMQAAAGKALGRTMSIVTLPFVVGPIAGPVIGGALLNWLDWRWLFWVNVPFCAVGFVLARRMLDPDTTDARPRFDTLGWLLLSPSLVAFLFGLANSSKGGGFGRTDSFAPVLAGALLLLVFALHSTRRSGDALVDVRLLAHRPLASASASMFLSGAALYGSMALLPLYWQQVRGADALQAGLLVAPLGLGALLSRPLAGGLSDKFGARWVACTGFAIVGLSTVPFALATTTTNKWLLMAVLVVRGFGLAAVSIPLQAAAFVGLRRDQIPHAGIITRITQQIGGSFGVALLAVILDIALRHHMGSATQAARAFDQAFWWAAGFTALALVLSLLLPGRIPTEAPKKPETTKPPSDRLTA